One genomic window of Candidatus Thermoplasmatota archaeon includes the following:
- a CDS encoding zinc ribbon domain-containing protein, giving the protein MEEEEQDETPLEEPLRIREYSEPRQHETCMVCGQEKEPYILIEYENKAEYTCEECYKKSVGEPLTAVMKCAECGADVEDADDFCGKCGAKQKQNCPDCGERISSKDAFCGKCGAKL; this is encoded by the coding sequence ATGGAAGAGGAGGAGCAGGATGAGACTCCTCTCGAAGAGCCGCTGAGGATCCGGGAGTATTCTGAGCCTCGACAACATGAGACCTGCATGGTCTGTGGACAGGAGAAGGAGCCCTACATTCTAATCGAGTATGAGAACAAGGCTGAGTATACGTGTGAGGAATGCTACAAGAAGAGCGTCGGCGAGCCCCTCACAGCCGTCATGAAGTGCGCGGAGTGCGGAGCTGACGTCGAAGATGCGGACGACTTCTGCGGCAAGTGCGGCGCCAAACAGAAGCAGAACTGTCCGGATTGTGGGGAGAGGATCTCAAGCAAGGATGCCTTCTGCGGCAAGTGCGGCGCGAAGCTATGA